A genomic window from Methanobrevibacter sp. TLL-48-HuF1 includes:
- the larC gene encoding nickel pincer cofactor biosynthesis protein LarC: protein MTLIIDPQTGGIAGNMIIGALVDLGANPEELKKIMESVTTQFGKVKVNFNKVNKCGIDSTYCNVELLSENKHVHYKDLIAKIDSLELDEKVKETSKNIFKRIAIAESKVHGKNLDEIHFHEVGASDAVADVIGSVYAYYSLNLDKEEVIGLPVALGGGRVKTAHGILPVPAPAVLEILKDINCIGGPVDSELATPTGCAIYAELCSEFKKFIPPCKTSKVAYGAGKKDFDFPNVLRVIKTKEITESDQIDVIETNIDHLTGEEIGYLFDKLLEEGASDVSVTPIIMKKNRQGSLLKVIANRNKRNHLIEVMFKEIGTLGIRIAPNLHRGIAKREFIKKSVEINGERFDVTFKVAYVNGEIISNRPEYEDLLKIANKTNIPLIEVKKIISDYND from the coding sequence ATGACACTTATTATCGACCCACAAACTGGAGGAATAGCTGGAAATATGATTATAGGTGCTTTAGTTGACCTGGGAGCTAATCCTGAAGAACTTAAAAAAATTATGGAATCAGTTACCACCCAATTTGGAAAAGTAAAAGTGAACTTTAATAAAGTAAACAAATGCGGAATTGATTCAACCTATTGTAATGTGGAATTGCTAAGTGAAAACAAACACGTCCATTATAAGGATTTAATAGCTAAAATCGACAGTTTAGAATTAGATGAAAAAGTAAAAGAAACTTCCAAAAATATTTTTAAAAGAATAGCCATTGCAGAATCAAAAGTTCATGGTAAAAACTTAGATGAAATTCATTTTCATGAAGTTGGAGCCAGTGATGCAGTAGCTGATGTTATAGGTTCTGTTTATGCATATTATAGTTTAAATTTGGATAAAGAAGAAGTGATTGGATTACCTGTAGCTTTAGGTGGCGGACGAGTTAAAACAGCGCATGGAATATTACCTGTTCCAGCACCTGCAGTTTTAGAGATTCTAAAAGACATCAATTGTATTGGAGGACCTGTAGATAGTGAACTGGCTACACCAACAGGCTGTGCAATTTATGCTGAGCTGTGCAGTGAATTTAAGAAATTTATCCCACCCTGCAAAACCTCAAAAGTAGCTTACGGAGCTGGAAAAAAAGATTTTGATTTTCCTAATGTATTAAGAGTAATTAAAACTAAAGAAATAACTGAAAGTGACCAGATAGATGTTATTGAAACAAATATTGATCATCTGACTGGTGAAGAAATAGGTTATCTATTTGACAAATTACTTGAGGAAGGGGCATCTGATGTGTCTGTTACTCCAATTATAATGAAAAAAAATAGGCAGGGAAGTCTTTTAAAAGTAATAGCTAATCGTAACAAAAGAAATCACTTAATTGAAGTGATGTTTAAAGAAATTGGTACATTAGGTATTCGAATAGCTCCAAATTTACATAGGGGAATAGCTAAACGAGAATTTATTAAAAAATCTGTTGAAATTAATGGAGAAAGATTTGATGTAACCTTTAAAGTTGCATATGTAAACGGAGAAATTATTTCCAACAGACCAGAATACGAAGATTTATTAAAAATAGCCAATAAAACAAATATACCATTAATAGAAGTAAAAAAGATAATAAGTGATTATAATGACTAA
- a CDS encoding phosphatidylglycerophosphatase A has protein sequence MENTNLNIITKDYGICINNSDYFLAFSDFTVSDGIDIVENVNILKSKNDFEKTAKKAEAFNHSEGSYIAQAVDSIDYFSNTYGDLTLFTFMANDVVIEDFTENLKVANSPKGFVDARIDINHVLYIDKTLSPGMLLKIYKTVVKAKAEFLRSLCLPRHIENILNKNDFLAVLANVAQTSLIDEDSVDIVNNDYEDDQFVFEELATSIEEAVIISCEDAIEKLGLSFGILDYFVSEGILLGDLVEAGLALVAGVEVTEEISEKLEAQILKSLCDINVIALLMAAIRTEDDFTGGRIREVDVSDDPAYLYTDEVLGLAISNQIAGTKATFNFKRYDEAKPGIIGGLGPMVDDIFAGLIAGCMSKIFEE, from the coding sequence ATGGAAAATACTAATTTGAACATTATCACTAAAGATTATGGAATATGTATTAACAATTCCGATTATTTTCTAGCATTTAGTGACTTTACTGTTAGTGATGGTATTGACATTGTTGAAAATGTCAATATTTTAAAAAGTAAAAATGATTTTGAGAAAACTGCTAAAAAAGCAGAAGCTTTCAATCACTCTGAAGGTTCATATATTGCACAGGCAGTTGATTCAATTGATTATTTTTCAAATACTTATGGGGATTTAACATTATTCACTTTTATGGCTAATGATGTGGTTATTGAAGATTTCACTGAAAATCTTAAAGTAGCTAATTCTCCTAAGGGTTTTGTTGATGCTAGAATTGATATAAATCATGTTTTATATATTGATAAAACTTTATCTCCAGGAATGTTATTAAAAATTTATAAAACTGTTGTTAAAGCTAAAGCAGAGTTTTTACGCAGTCTTTGTTTACCTAGACATATAGAAAATATTTTAAACAAAAATGATTTTTTAGCTGTACTTGCTAATGTGGCTCAAACCAGTTTAATTGATGAAGATAGTGTAGATATTGTAAATAATGATTATGAAGATGATCAGTTTGTTTTTGAAGAGCTTGCAACATCAATTGAAGAAGCAGTCATAATTAGCTGTGAAGATGCGATAGAAAAACTCGGATTGTCTTTTGGAATATTGGATTACTTTGTATCTGAAGGTATTTTATTGGGAGATTTAGTGGAAGCAGGTCTGGCACTTGTTGCAGGTGTGGAAGTTACTGAAGAAATTTCAGAAAAGCTTGAAGCACAAATCCTAAAATCCTTATGTGATATTAATGTTATTGCTTTATTGATGGCAGCTATTAGAACTGAAGATGATTTTACTGGCGGAAGAATAAGGGAAGTTGATGTAAGTGATGATCCGGCATATCTCTACACAGATGAAGTGTTGGGATTAGCTATTTCTAATCAGATTGCGGGAACTAAAGCAACATTTAACTTTAAACGCTATGATGAAGCAAAACCTGGGATTATTGGTGGTTTAGGACCTATGGTAGACGACATATTTGCAGGATTAATTGCAGGATGTATGTCAAAAATTTTTGAGGAGTAA
- the cobS gene encoding adenosylcobinamide-GDP ribazoletransferase, which translates to MENNNNERFSPIKSLLGLLSFSTIIPVKQYTSIEYMTRLVWCWPFIHLIVGILAAVCGIICADVLHLNPFFTSVIIYAFLMLITGYNHLDGVMDMADGVMVQGDPQRKISVMKDSSVGAGGVATLFLVAVLTIAGIYSVLDYECIAGIIICEMVAKSSLLTTSLLSTPSNNGIGCYFIYSTNIFNYILSTVIVAVIAYLVGDIIGIIGLVGAVVAGALIAFIAKRNFIIANGDVLGMSNEVGRLMALLFMSVALFFL; encoded by the coding sequence ATGGAAAATAATAATAATGAGAGATTTTCACCGATTAAATCTCTTTTAGGGCTTTTATCTTTTTCAACGATTATTCCAGTTAAGCAGTATACTTCAATAGAATACATGACAAGGCTGGTTTGGTGTTGGCCTTTTATTCATTTGATTGTTGGTATTTTAGCAGCTGTTTGCGGTATAATTTGTGCAGATGTATTGCATTTAAATCCATTTTTCACATCAGTAATTATTTATGCATTTTTAATGTTGATAACAGGATATAATCATTTAGATGGTGTAATGGACATGGCAGATGGTGTTATGGTTCAAGGTGACCCTCAAAGAAAAATAAGTGTTATGAAAGATTCATCAGTAGGTGCTGGTGGAGTTGCAACTTTATTTTTAGTAGCTGTTTTAACAATTGCGGGAATTTATAGTGTCTTGGATTATGAATGTATAGCTGGAATAATTATTTGTGAAATGGTGGCTAAATCTTCACTTTTAACAACATCATTACTTTCAACTCCTTCAAATAATGGTATTGGATGTTATTTTATTTATTCAACTAATATATTCAATTATATACTTTCTACAGTTATTGTAGCTGTTATTGCATATTTGGTTGGAGATATTATTGGAATTATAGGTTTAGTTGGAGCTGTTGTTGCAGGAGCTTTAATAGCATTTATTGCTAAACGTAATTTTATTATAGCTAATGGTGATGTTTTAGGAATGTCTAATGAAGTTGGAAGGTTAATGGCATTGTTGTTTATGTCAGTAGCTTTGTTCTTTTTATGA
- a CDS encoding tRNA methyltransferase, producing MMNVNVLRLDHRIGRDTRITTHVCLTSRAFGASKIYLSGEEDHKLMENVRDTADRWGGNFEIEYAKNYMSVINKWKDNGGKVVHLTMYGSQAHEIVGEVQESGADILIVVGGAKVPGKVYKSADWNVSVTTQPHSEVSSLAVFQHLLMDGKEFDLEFENPVFEVIPTAHGKNVNIHDENR from the coding sequence ATGATGAATGTAAATGTTTTAAGATTGGACCATAGAATTGGAAGGGATACACGTATAACAACTCATGTATGTTTAACTTCTAGAGCTTTTGGAGCTAGTAAAATCTATTTAAGTGGTGAAGAAGACCATAAACTTATGGAAAATGTTAGGGACACTGCTGATAGGTGGGGAGGAAATTTTGAAATTGAATATGCTAAAAACTATATGAGTGTTATTAATAAATGGAAAGACAATGGTGGAAAAGTAGTTCATTTAACCATGTACGGCTCTCAGGCTCATGAAATTGTTGGGGAAGTTCAGGAATCTGGTGCTGATATTTTAATTGTTGTTGGTGGAGCTAAAGTTCCTGGAAAAGTATATAAAAGTGCAGATTGGAATGTTTCAGTAACTACACAGCCTCACTCTGAAGTTTCTTCTCTTGCTGTTTTCCAGCATTTGCTGATGGACGGTAAGGAATTTGATTTGGAATTTGAAAATCCTGTATTTGAAGTTATTCCGACAGCACATGGTAAAAATGTCAATATTCATGATGAAAACAGATAA
- a CDS encoding DUF763 domain-containing protein: MQRKGAVNLPLHGGHPPKWLFSRMVKLSSAITEVILDEYGPHEFLNRISNPYWFQSFSCVLGFDWHSSGTTTTTLGALKQSIKPEEHGLYLSGGKGAKSRKTPEGIQRAGDIFNLKTKTVEDMVKGSKLSAKVDNSCIQDGYTLYQHNFFITEKGDWAVVQQGLNTKNKYARRYHWMSDTAIDFLEDPHSAISCDVKNPESLNMTDKKSKEAQKISVDLINDNPEHLRSYFKRKDNQMLLTDFTMPSHHPVLDMDISDKEFEVLKNAWEIQPENYEELVLLKGIGPKKIRALALISDLVFGESASWEDPVKYSFTHGGKDGFPYPVDKEVYDNSINTMRDAIDQAKLKKDEKMKAIKRLDDFIS; encoded by the coding sequence ATGCAAAGAAAAGGAGCTGTCAATTTACCACTTCATGGAGGCCATCCGCCAAAATGGCTGTTTTCAAGAATGGTTAAACTGTCCAGTGCAATTACAGAAGTTATTCTTGATGAATACGGACCTCATGAATTTTTAAATAGAATATCCAATCCATATTGGTTTCAGTCATTTTCCTGTGTATTAGGATTTGATTGGCACTCCTCAGGAACAACTACAACAACTCTCGGAGCTCTGAAACAATCTATTAAACCCGAAGAACATGGATTATATCTTAGTGGAGGTAAAGGAGCAAAATCTCGTAAAACTCCTGAAGGAATACAAAGAGCTGGAGATATATTCAATTTAAAAACAAAAACTGTTGAAGATATGGTAAAAGGAAGTAAATTATCTGCTAAAGTAGATAACTCCTGTATTCAAGACGGATACACCTTATACCAACATAATTTCTTCATTACAGAAAAAGGAGATTGGGCTGTTGTTCAGCAAGGCTTAAACACCAAAAACAAATATGCCCGACGTTATCATTGGATGAGTGATACTGCAATTGATTTTTTAGAAGATCCCCACAGTGCAATTTCCTGTGATGTTAAAAATCCTGAATCTTTAAATATGACAGATAAAAAAAGTAAAGAAGCTCAAAAGATTAGTGTTGATTTAATTAATGATAATCCCGAACATTTACGTAGCTATTTTAAACGAAAGGATAATCAGATGCTATTAACAGATTTTACAATGCCGTCACATCACCCAGTTCTGGATATGGACATTTCGGATAAAGAATTTGAAGTTCTTAAAAATGCCTGGGAAATTCAGCCTGAAAACTATGAAGAATTAGTTTTGCTTAAAGGAATTGGCCCTAAAAAAATAAGGGCATTAGCTTTAATTTCAGATTTGGTTTTTGGAGAAAGTGCAAGCTGGGAAGATCCTGTAAAATACAGCTTTACTCATGGAGGAAAAGACGGATTTCCATACCCTGTTGATAAAGAAGTTTATGATAATTCAATAAATACAATGAGAGATGCTATCGATCAAGCTAAATTAAAAAAAGATGAGAAAATGAAAGCCATCAAGAGATTAGATGACTTTATTAGTTAA
- a CDS encoding peptidylprolyl isomerase, producing MAINNGDFVRLNFTGKIKENDEIFDTTFEDVAKEADLFDENKEYKPIPIVVGGNHLLPAIEEAIVGLEEGDSKTIEIDSEDAFGPRNKQLIQLIPMKEFKRQGMTPVPGMKITSEGSTGKILTVNGGRVKVDFNHELAGKDLIFDVDVTEIIDNDEDKIKSMIELHYAAPNMDIDNTVIDIDGDVVNITLDDVTKFDQKSYMDVTFARFRIAKDIWENMDFEKVNFVDSFEKKQEEDEEEAEE from the coding sequence ATGGCTATTAATAACGGAGATTTTGTAAGATTAAATTTTACTGGAAAAATTAAAGAAAACGATGAAATATTTGATACTACTTTTGAAGATGTAGCTAAAGAAGCAGATTTATTTGATGAAAACAAAGAATACAAACCTATTCCAATTGTTGTAGGTGGAAATCATTTATTACCAGCTATTGAAGAAGCTATTGTTGGATTAGAAGAAGGAGATTCTAAAACTATTGAAATTGATAGTGAAGATGCTTTTGGACCTAGAAACAAACAATTAATCCAATTAATCCCAATGAAAGAATTCAAAAGACAAGGTATGACTCCTGTACCTGGTATGAAAATTACTTCTGAAGGAAGCACTGGTAAAATCTTAACTGTTAACGGCGGAAGAGTAAAAGTGGACTTCAACCATGAATTGGCAGGTAAAGATTTAATTTTTGATGTTGATGTTACTGAAATCATTGACAATGACGAAGACAAAATTAAAAGTATGATTGAGTTACATTATGCAGCTCCTAATATGGATATTGACAATACTGTAATTGATATTGATGGTGATGTTGTAAATATAACTTTAGATGATGTTACTAAATTTGATCAAAAATCCTATATGGATGTAACTTTCGCTAGATTCAGAATAGCTAAAGACATCTGGGAAAACATGGACTTTGAAAAAGTCAACTTTGTTGATTCCTTTGAGAAAAAACAAGAAGAAGATGAAGAAGAAGCAGAAGAATAA
- a CDS encoding fumarate hydratase C-terminal domain-containing protein gives MKKIKTPTNDEEINKLQIGDKISISGVIYAGRDAALPQLAELIKKEKSPIDTNGIAIMHTAVSDAGIAPTTSNKEEIESTIPFLSENGVKIHIGKGMLNDETKKALNKNNSIFVITPPVAALLTSNVLEKKCVAFENEGIEALYELKVENIPGIIAIAHGKSI, from the coding sequence ATGAAAAAAATAAAAACACCGACAAATGACGAAGAAATAAATAAACTTCAAATAGGAGATAAAATTTCAATATCTGGAGTAATATATGCCGGAAGAGATGCTGCACTGCCCCAACTTGCAGAGCTAATAAAAAAAGAAAAGTCCCCTATCGATACAAATGGAATAGCTATAATGCACACTGCAGTTAGTGATGCAGGAATAGCTCCAACAACAAGTAATAAAGAAGAAATAGAATCTACAATTCCTTTTTTAAGTGAAAATGGTGTTAAAATCCATATTGGTAAAGGAATGTTAAATGATGAAACTAAAAAAGCATTAAATAAAAATAATTCTATTTTTGTAATAACTCCACCAGTAGCTGCACTGCTTACAAGTAATGTTTTAGAAAAAAAGTGTGTTGCTTTTGAAAATGAAGGCATTGAAGCATTATATGAATTAAAAGTAGAAAATATTCCCGGAATAATAGCTATTGCCCATGGAAAAAGTATTTAG
- a CDS encoding 4Fe-4S binding protein, with translation MIIIDENLCKGCHLCLYMCPQNVYAISSEPNKKSVQLPYVNFGDRCDKCGKCEIACPDQAITVNDLEGK, from the coding sequence ATGATTATTATTGACGAAAATTTATGCAAAGGGTGTCACCTTTGTCTATATATGTGTCCACAGAATGTTTACGCAATATCTTCTGAACCTAATAAAAAAAGCGTACAATTGCCGTATGTTAATTTTGGAGATAGGTGTGATAAATGTGGTAAATGTGAAATAGCTTGCCCTGATCAAGCTATCACAGTAAATGATTTAGAGGGTAAATAG
- a CDS encoding 2-oxoacid:acceptor oxidoreductase subunit alpha yields the protein MSEEFFIQGNEACAKGALKAGCRFFAGYPITPSTEVAETLARELPKVGGAFVQMEDEIASAGAIIGGSWGGSKSMTATSGPGISLMQENIGYAFISETPIVIVNVQRGSPSTGQPTMAAQADMMQARWGSHGDYEPIALSPSSVQEFFDFTIKAFNLAEQYRTPVFVLADEVIGHMREKIVVEDDIEVISREMPEDKDDFLPFENVDGINPMPSFGAGFNIHVTGLTHDERGYPDTNSPETHQTLVKRLCNKVLKNKDKICSVQSENCEDADIVIVSYGAPVRSVITATKEARANGKKVGYIKIDTPWPFPDEQIKQLTKNASDVLVVEMNLGQMYYEVDRAVNATANTHLLGVIGGLLPTPEEILSKIEEIGGN from the coding sequence ATGTCAGAAGAATTTTTTATTCAAGGAAATGAAGCATGTGCAAAAGGTGCATTGAAGGCAGGTTGCAGATTTTTTGCAGGTTATCCTATTACCCCATCTACTGAAGTAGCTGAAACTTTAGCTCGTGAACTTCCGAAAGTTGGGGGAGCTTTTGTTCAAATGGAAGATGAAATTGCATCAGCAGGTGCTATTATTGGAGGTTCATGGGGAGGATCCAAATCAATGACTGCTACTTCTGGACCGGGTATTTCTTTAATGCAAGAAAATATAGGTTATGCATTTATTTCAGAGACTCCGATTGTTATTGTTAATGTTCAAAGAGGTTCTCCGTCTACTGGTCAGCCAACAATGGCTGCTCAAGCAGACATGATGCAGGCCCGTTGGGGATCTCACGGTGATTATGAACCGATAGCTTTATCTCCATCAAGTGTTCAGGAATTTTTTGATTTCACTATAAAAGCTTTTAATTTAGCTGAACAGTACAGAACTCCTGTATTTGTTTTAGCTGATGAAGTTATTGGGCACATGAGGGAAAAAATTGTTGTTGAAGATGATATTGAAGTTATTTCCAGGGAAATGCCTGAAGATAAAGATGACTTTTTACCATTTGAAAATGTCGATGGTATCAATCCAATGCCTTCTTTTGGAGCAGGATTCAATATACATGTAACAGGTTTAACTCATGATGAAAGAGGTTATCCAGACACCAACTCTCCGGAAACTCATCAAACTCTTGTTAAACGTTTATGCAATAAAGTGTTAAAAAATAAAGATAAAATTTGTTCTGTTCAAAGTGAAAATTGTGAAGATGCTGATATTGTTATTGTATCTTATGGTGCTCCGGTCAGGTCTGTTATAACTGCTACTAAAGAAGCCAGAGCTAACGGCAAAAAAGTAGGTTATATTAAAATTGATACTCCATGGCCTTTCCCGGATGAACAGATAAAACAGTTAACTAAAAATGCAAGTGATGTTTTAGTTGTTGAAATGAATTTAGGTCAAATGTATTATGAAGTAGACAGAGCAGTTAATGCTACAGCTAATACTCATCTTTTAGGTGTTATTGGAGGATTATTGCCAACTCCTGAAGAAATTTTATCAAAAATTGAAGAAATCGGAGGAAACTAA
- a CDS encoding 2-oxoacid:ferredoxin oxidoreductase subunit beta, with amino-acid sequence MSIEKDPNGNKFIPYMREDRLPHIFCPGCGNGSIMNAFFKGMEEAEMDFDNIAMVSGIGCSSRIPGYVKCDSLHTTHGRALSFATGLKVSNSDLDVVVFTGDGDAASIGGNHLIHAARRNINLTVICINNNIYGMTGGQISPTSPKGSFGTTAPYGNGDYPFKLAELVAAAGATYVARWTTVQVDELVDSIKTALKNPGFSFVEVVSQCPTYYGRKNKLRTPTAMAVTMKINTLSKEDAEGMSDDELIGKIVTGEFANKSRPEFCENIEKLSEDKSGGRTLVDSAYETDL; translated from the coding sequence ATGTCAATCGAAAAAGATCCCAATGGAAACAAATTTATTCCTTATATGAGGGAAGACAGGCTTCCTCATATCTTTTGTCCAGGTTGTGGAAATGGTAGTATTATGAATGCTTTTTTCAAGGGAATGGAAGAAGCTGAAATGGATTTTGATAATATAGCTATGGTTTCAGGTATTGGATGTTCTTCAAGGATTCCAGGTTATGTTAAATGTGATTCATTGCACACAACTCATGGAAGGGCACTTAGTTTTGCAACTGGTTTAAAAGTGTCTAACTCTGATTTGGATGTTGTTGTATTTACTGGAGACGGTGATGCTGCTTCTATTGGAGGTAACCATTTAATCCATGCAGCTAGAAGAAACATTAATTTAACTGTTATCTGTATTAACAACAATATCTATGGAATGACTGGTGGTCAGATTAGCCCTACTTCTCCAAAAGGCAGTTTTGGAACAACTGCACCTTATGGAAATGGTGATTATCCGTTTAAATTAGCCGAACTTGTTGCAGCAGCTGGTGCAACTTATGTTGCAAGATGGACAACTGTTCAAGTTGATGAATTGGTAGATTCTATTAAAACAGCTTTAAAAAATCCTGGATTTTCATTTGTTGAAGTTGTTTCTCAATGTCCAACTTATTATGGTCGTAAAAACAAACTTAGAACCCCAACAGCTATGGCAGTAACTATGAAAATAAATACTTTGTCAAAAGAAGATGCTGAAGGTATGAGTGATGATGAATTAATTGGGAAAATTGTCACTGGTGAATTTGCTAACAAATCAAGACCTGAATTTTGTGAAAATATTGAAAAATTAAGCGAAGACAAATCAGGTGGCAGAACTCTTGTTGATTCTGCATATGAAACAGATTTATAA
- a CDS encoding 2-oxoacid:ferredoxin oxidoreductase subunit gamma, with translation MRKELRIGGFGGQGVILAGIILGKAACLFDKNEAVQTQSYGPEARGGASKCEVVISDKKIDYPKVQSPDILVAMSHEALLKYIVDLKDNGVLIVDPGTTTIEDVQDFIDEHNIKVYNAPATKTAMDDIGLKIVANIVMVGAITKITEVISKDAAIESIKASVPAGTEDKNIAAFEAGYNF, from the coding sequence ATGAGAAAAGAATTGAGAATAGGTGGGTTTGGAGGACAAGGAGTAATTCTTGCAGGAATTATTTTAGGAAAAGCTGCTTGTCTTTTTGATAAAAATGAAGCAGTTCAAACTCAGTCTTATGGTCCTGAAGCTCGTGGGGGAGCTTCTAAATGTGAAGTTGTTATTAGTGATAAAAAAATTGATTATCCTAAAGTTCAAAGTCCGGATATTTTAGTAGCAATGTCTCATGAAGCATTACTTAAATATATTGTTGATTTGAAGGATAATGGGGTTTTAATTGTTGATCCTGGAACAACAACTATTGAAGATGTTCAGGATTTTATTGATGAACATAATATTAAAGTTTATAATGCTCCGGCAACCAAAACAGCAATGGATGATATTGGTCTTAAAATTGTGGCCAATATTGTTATGGTTGGAGCTATTACAAAAATTACAGAAGTTATATCTAAAGATGCAGCTATCGAATCAATTAAAGCTAGTGTTCCTGCAGGAACTGAAGATAAAAACATAGCTGCTTTTGAAGCAGGATATAATTTCTAA
- the sucC gene encoding ADP-forming succinate--CoA ligase subunit beta: protein MKFFEYMAKRIFNEEGIPILEGHVANSAEEATSIASDMGVPVAIKSQVLVGGRGKAGGIKFADNPGEAYKVADSLIGTTINGERVHQLLIEKKANIIKEFFLSISIDRANKRPVIMVSNEGGVEIENLAKTNPEKIIKYHPNPLIEFLPYEAREIARKMGVPSNLISQMGDVIYKLYKLFEKYDAETAEINPLVLTDEGLIAADAKFVVENDSLYRHPELVKLARYKKKAVDFVKLDGDIAVIGNGAGLTLTGMDMIKFHGGEPATFLDIGGGASEESIKKSLNIVLNYEPVKVVFLNVLGGITKADDVAHGVVDAIRESKSLVSIVIRLTGTNEEEGQRILEEAGIPYEISMEKAAKKAVELCNKIKAEE from the coding sequence ATGAAATTTTTCGAATATATGGCAAAAAGAATTTTTAATGAGGAAGGAATTCCAATTTTGGAAGGACATGTTGCTAATTCTGCTGAAGAAGCAACTTCTATTGCATCAGACATGGGAGTGCCTGTTGCAATAAAATCTCAGGTATTAGTTGGTGGTAGAGGTAAAGCAGGTGGTATTAAATTTGCAGATAACCCTGGTGAAGCATATAAAGTTGCTGATTCATTGATTGGCACTACAATTAATGGCGAAAGAGTACATCAGCTTTTAATTGAGAAAAAAGCAAACATCATTAAAGAATTTTTCTTAAGCATATCCATTGACAGAGCCAATAAAAGACCGGTTATTATGGTAAGTAATGAAGGTGGGGTTGAAATTGAAAATTTAGCTAAAACAAACCCTGAAAAGATAATTAAATATCATCCAAATCCTTTAATTGAATTTTTACCATATGAAGCTCGTGAAATAGCTCGTAAAATGGGCGTTCCATCAAATTTAATATCTCAAATGGGTGATGTAATATACAAATTATATAAATTATTTGAGAAATATGATGCAGAAACCGCCGAAATCAATCCATTAGTATTGACTGATGAAGGATTAATAGCTGCTGATGCAAAATTCGTTGTGGAAAATGATTCATTGTACAGACATCCGGAATTAGTAAAACTTGCACGTTATAAGAAAAAAGCAGTCGATTTTGTTAAATTAGATGGAGATATTGCAGTTATTGGTAATGGTGCAGGTTTAACATTAACTGGTATGGACATGATTAAATTCCACGGTGGAGAGCCAGCTACTTTCTTAGATATTGGTGGGGGAGCTTCAGAAGAAAGTATTAAAAAATCCCTTAACATAGTATTAAATTATGAACCGGTTAAAGTAGTGTTTTTAAATGTTTTAGGAGGAATTACTAAAGCAGATGATGTTGCTCATGGTGTTGTTGATGCTATTAGAGAATCTAAAAGCTTAGTATCAATTGTAATTAGGTTAACAGGTACTAATGAAGAGGAAGGTCAAAGAATACTTGAAGAAGCAGGAATTCCATATGAAATTTCAATGGAAAAAGCAGCTAAAAAAGCTGTTGAGCTTTGTAATAAAATTAAGGCTGAAGAATGA
- a CDS encoding flavodoxin family protein: MKFFAINGSHRKDGNTAQLLEKALEGIHSVCSDAEIESVNLYDIPFNGCKSCFACKKINGRHYGKCVYKDDFKPILEKIVRADGVILGSPVYFGDVSGVMRCFLERFIFPFFVYDEDMTSLAPKKMAIGCIYTMNLDEETARQLGYHDLFDKNEFVLEKMFTKPIHLYSYDTYQFDYSKYKMELFTEDEKLKTRKTQFPIDLENAFKLGEKIAIGAKQHD, translated from the coding sequence ATGAAATTTTTTGCTATAAATGGTAGTCATAGAAAAGATGGAAATACTGCTCAGCTTTTAGAAAAAGCTTTAGAAGGAATACACTCAGTTTGCAGTGATGCAGAAATTGAATCAGTTAATTTATATGATATTCCTTTTAATGGTTGTAAAAGCTGTTTTGCATGTAAAAAGATTAATGGTCGTCATTATGGAAAATGTGTTTATAAAGATGACTTCAAACCGATTCTGGAAAAAATTGTTCGGGCAGATGGTGTAATACTGGGATCTCCAGTTTACTTTGGCGATGTAAGTGGAGTAATGAGGTGCTTTTTAGAGCGTTTTATCTTTCCATTCTTTGTTTATGATGAGGATATGACTAGCTTAGCTCCAAAAAAGATGGCTATTGGTTGTATTTACACTATGAATCTTGATGAGGAAACTGCAAGACAATTGGGCTACCATGATTTATTCGATAAAAATGAATTTGTTTTGGAAAAAATGTTTACAAAGCCTATTCATCTTTATTCTTACGACACCTATCAGTTTGATTATTCCAAGTATAAAATGGAACTTTTTACTGAAGATGAAAAATTAAAAACACGTAAAACACAGTTTCCAATTGATTTGGAAAATGCATTTAAATTAGGAGAAAAAATAGCTATTGGAGCAAAACAACACGACTGA